The nucleotide sequence AGGTGTAGATCTTGAAGCTCGAACCCGGCGAGTGTCCTCCGGAGATCACCCCGTTGTCGATGTTCTTGCCGGCGTAGTCGGTGCCGGTGCCGTTGTCACCACCGTAGTAGGCGCGGACCGCACCGGTCTTCGGGTCGATCGCCACCACGGCAGCCATCAGGTTCGCCGGCTGCTTGTAGAGCTCCGAGCCCTTCTTGGCTCGCTGGGCGGCCTCGAGAGCCGCCTCCTGCATCTTACTGTCGATGGTGGTGGTGATCTTGTAACCGCCCCGGCTCAGCGCCTTCGCGCAGAGCGGCTTGGTCTCGGTCACCTCGGCCTCGTTGTCGGTGCAGAGCTTCATCTCGCGCAGTTCCTGCGAGACGTAGTTGACGACGTTGCCGTACGGGGTGTCGATGCCGAAGCCGCCGCCGTTGTTCTTCGAGGGCGGCTGTAGCGACTTGAGCGGGTACTCGGTGGGGTGCTGCGGCATGTTGGGCGCGTCGAGCCACTTCTCGGTGATCATGCCGTTGATGACGTAGTTCCACCGGTCCAGCGCGGCTTCCTTGTTGATCGCCGGGTCGTAGCCCCGGTGCGTGGCGCTGGGCTCGGGCTGCTTGATGAGCGCCGCGAGCACGGCCGCCTCGGCCACGGTCAGCTTCGAGACGTCCTTCTTGAAGTACGTCTGCGCCGCCGCCTGGATGCCGTACGCGCCGCGGCCGAAGTAGATCACGTTCAGGTAGTGCTGCATGATCTCGCGCTTGTCGTACTTGTCGTTCAGCTTGGAGGCGAGGATCGCCTCCTTCACCTTGCGGCCGTACGTGTCCTGGTTCAGGTTGTCGAAGGCGTTGCGGGCGTACTGCTGGGTGATCGTCGAGGCGCCCTGCTTGTCGCCGCCGCTGATGTTGTTCCAGGCGGCCCGGGCGATGCCCTTGTAGTCCACGCCGGAGTGCCGGTAGAAGTTCCGGTCCTCGGCCGCGGCGACGGCGTGCTGGACGTGCTCCGGGATCTGGTTGATGGTGACCAGCTGCCGGTTCTGGTCGCCGATCTTGGCGATGGCCGTCTTGCCGGTCTTGTCGTAGATGGTGGTCGACAGCGGCGGGATGGTGTCCTCGGGGAGCGGCACCTTCTGCGAATACCAGGTGAAGCCGACCACGCCCATGCCGGCGAGCATGATGAAGACGGCGAACCCGGCGATCATGATGTTGATGCGCCGGCGCTTCTTCGCCCGGGCCCGCGACGCCGGGTCGTCCCCGCGCCCGCCGCGACCACCCCGGCCGGGGCCGGTCGGGCCGCCGGGCCCACCGGGGCCGCCACCGGCCATGCCGGGCACGCCGGCCCGGGCCACCGTGGCCCGGCCGCCCACGGCCGCCGACCCGACGCTCGCCCGCCCGGCAGTACCGACGCTCGCCGCGCCGACGGACGCACGCCCAGCCGGTGCTCCCGGGGACACCGGCACGGAAGCCCGGCCGCCGGGTGCCGGCGAGACGGGCACCGAGGCGCGCCCCGGACCGGACCGGCCCACGGAGGCCGAGCCCGCGGCACCCCGGGGTGCCGCGGCGCCACCGACCGAGGCCCGGCCGCCGGACGCGGAGCCGCGCGGCGTCACGGAGGCCCGGGCCGAGGCCGCGCCCTCCGACCCGGAGGACCAGCCGTTCCCGGGAGAACCGGGCTCGCCGTTCGGGCCCGGGATCTGGGCCCGCCCACGCGAAGAACTGGGATCGCCGTAGTTCATTCCTCACACCCTGCCGGTCGCGGTGGGGCGCGGGCGCGCCGCCACCGGGTTGCCGTGAGATGGAACACGAGACGCTACACCCCGGAGGGGCCGGGGCGCAGGCGTCAAATCCGACCTATTCGGATCAATCAGACCTAGTGGCTGTCGGTCGCCCCGCCCTGAGGTCGGGCCGGGATCGATCGGGACAGCCAGGTTCACCGTTGCGCCTCTCGCCTTCGCCGAGGGGTGGAGCCGGTCGCGGTCTCCTGCTCCGCCGCGTCCTCCGTGCCGCCGGCCAGCCCGTCCCGGCCGAGCAGGAACTGCTCGACGAGATGGTTCCAGTCGCAGCCGGGGCACACCTCCACCACGAACACCTGGAACTCACGCAGCGTCATGGCCAGGACCGGCAACTCCGCCCGGGTGCGCGCCTGGCCCGCCGACTGCTTGAGTTCGTCGCCGTAAATGTAGTGGACGTGGATGAGGTTCTCACTGCGGCAGATCGGGCAGCGCTCGTCGGTGGGCTCGCCATGGAAGCGAGCGGCGTTCTTCAGGTACGGCGAGGCGTCGCAGACGTCGTAGGTGCCGATCCGCCCGGTGAGGAGTTCGCGCAGCACCGCTCGCTTCTGGAGCGAGTAGTCGACGACCTGGCGCTGCGTACGCATGCGGGAAAGGGTACGCGGTCCGGCGGGGCGAGGCGACCACCGTCACGATCCGTGACGACAGAACCGCGGAATCGGGGGTTTGCCCTGATCATGCGTCTCCGCTAACGTGCGATGTATCGGACCGATACATCGCGGCGGTTACCGCTCCGCGCCGGGGGTAAGAAGGGATGGCCCGTGCTCGAGTTCGCCATCCTGGGTCTCCTGCAGGAGGCTCCGATGCACGGCTACGAGCTGCGCAAGGAGCTGACCGCCAAGCTCGGCGCCATCCGGGCGGCGATCAGCTACGGCTCGCTCTACCCGACCCTGCGACGGCTGCAGGCGGCGGGCTGGATCACCGAAGCCGCCGAGACACCCGCGACCGCCGAGGAGGTTCCCGCGCTGACCAGCCGACGCGGTCGGGTGGTCTACACCATTACCGCCGAGGGCAAGGAACGCTTCGCCCAGCTCATAGCGCAGGCTGGACCCGAGACGTACGACGACACGGGCTTCGGCGTGCACTTCGCGTTCTTCGCCCGGACCGACCAGGCCACCCGGCTCCGGATCCTGGAAGGTCGTCGCCGGAAGATCGAGGAGCGTCGCGAGGGCCTTCGTGACGTGCTCGGCCGGGCGGCCGAGCGGCTCGACGCGTACACCCTGGAACTGCAACGCCACGGGCTCGACGCCTGTGAGCGCGAGGTCCGCTGGCTGGAGGAGCTCATCGCCAACGAGCGCTCCGGCCGGGCCCCGACGGTCCCCCAACCCGGGACGGCCGGCGGCCGCAGAGAAAACGACAGCCCGCCCCCGCCTGGAGAGTCCAGGAAAGAGCGGCCGTGATGAAAGAAGAAGGAGGCAGACGTTATGGGCTCCGTCCGCGTCGCCATCGTCGGTGTGGGTAACTGCGCCTCGTCCCTCGTGCAGGGCGTGGAGTACTACCGGAACGCCGACCCGAACGACCGCGTCCCGGGTCTCATGCACGTCACCTTCGGCGACTACCACGTCTCTGACGTGAAGTTCGTCGCGGCGTTCGACGTGGACGCCAAGAAGGTGGGCATGGACCTCGCCGAGGCCATCGTGGCCAGCGAAAACAACACCATCAAGCTGTGCGACGTGCCGCCGACCGGCGTCACCGTGCAGCGCGGCCCGACCTTCGACGGTCTCGGCCAGTACTACCGCGAGATCATCGAGGAGTCGGACGTCGAGCCGGTCGACGTGGCGCAGGCGCTGCGCGACGCGCAGGTCGACGTGGTCGTCTCCTACCTGCCGGTGGGCTCCGAGCAGGCCGACAAGTTCTACGCCCAGGCCGCGATCGACGCCGGCTGCGCGTTCGTGAACGCCCTGCCGGTCTTCATCGCCTCCGACCCGGAGTGGGCGAAGAAGTTCGAGGACGCGGGCCTGCCGATCGTCGGTGACGACATCAAGAGCCAGGTCGGCGCCACCATCGTGCACCGCGCCCTGGCGAAGCTCTTCGAGGACCGCGGGGTCGAGCTGCTGCGCACGTACCAGCTCAACTTCGGCGGCAACATGGACTTCATGAACATGCTGGAGCGCAACCGCCTGGTCTCGAAGAAGATCTCGAAGACCCAGTCGGTGACCTCCCAGATCCCGCACGAAATGCAGAAGAGCGACGTGCACATCGGCCCGTCCGACCACGTGCCGTGGCTGGACGACCGCAAGTGGGCGTACATCCGCCTGGAGGGCCGCTCCTTCGGTGACACCCCGCTGAACGCCGAGCTGAAGCTCGAGGTGTGGGACTCGCCGAACTCGGCCGGTGTCATCATCGACGCCGTCCGGGCCGCGAAGATCGCGCTGGACCGGAAGATCGGTGGCCCGATCCTCTCCGCGTCCTCGTACTTCATGAAGTCCCCGCCGAAGCAGTACGCCGACCACGACGCGCACGCCGCCGTCGAGGCGTTCATCGCCGGCGAGGTCGAGCGCTGAATCGCTGAGCACTGAGAGGAAGGCCGGGTCCGCACGGACCCGGCCTTCTTCTTCGGGTACGTCAGGACCAGGCGCGGCGCAGCGCCACGGCCGCTTCGAGTTCGAGCAGGGTGACCTTGCGCGGGAGCCCGCCGCCGAAGCCCACCAGCTTGCCGCCCGCCCCGACGATCCGGTGGCAGGGCACGAGCACCGGGATCGGGTTGCGGTTGCAGGCCACCCCGACCGCCCGGGCCCCTCCCGGATCGCCGACCGCCTTCGCCACCTCGCCGTAGGTCTTCGTCTCCCCGTAGGGGATCCGGGTCATCTCGCGCCAGACCGCGCGCTCGAACTCCGAGCCACGCGGCGCCACCACCGGCACGGTGAACCCGGTGAGTTCGCCGGCGAAGTAGGCCCGCAGCTCGGCCACCGCCAGCCGCGCGACCTCGTCGCCGGGCTCGTCGGTCGCCGACGCCACGCGGCCGAAGTGCGCCGCGCGGACGGCGTCGGTGTCGGTGCCGACGGAGAACTCCCCGATCGGTGAGTCGAGCACGGTCCAACGCATGTCACCCATTGTTCCGCGCCATGAGGCAAAGTTCCTCCCGCCCCGGGCGTCTGAGCTACGGAGGTGGGCGGTGGCAGAGGTCGACGGGGAGTTCACCGCGTTCGTCAACGAGCGGGGAGGGGCCCTGCTGCGCGTGGCGTACGCGCTGGCCGGGAACCAGCATGCGGCGGAGGACCTGCTCCAGAACGCGCTGGCCAAGGCGTACGCCCGCTGGCCCCGGATCCGCGGCGACGCGGAGCCGTATGTGAAACGGATCCTCTACCACGACCAGGTCTCCGGTTGGCGGCGCCGGGCACGGCGCCCGGAGGTGCCGGTCGCGGACGTGCCGGAGCGGGCGGCGCACGGCGAGGACAGCGACCTGCGGCTGCTGCTGCGGGACGCGCTCCGGGAGCTGCCGCCCCGGCAGCGGGCCGTGCTGACCCTGCGCTACCTGGAGGACCTGAGCGTCGAACAGACCGCGGAGCTGCTCGGCTGCCGCACCGGCACGGTGGCCAGCCAGAGCGCCAAGGCCCTGGCCAAGCTCCGGCAACTGGTGCCGGGCCTGGACGAGCGGACCAGCCGAGCGGAGGTGACCCGATGACCACGTCGCTGGACGAGACCCTCCGGGCGGCCGTACGCGACCTCGCGGACGGCGCCGGCCCCGCCCCGGACCTGGCCGCCCGGGCGCTCGGCCGGGGCCGGCGGCTGCGCCGCCGGCGGCGGGTGACCGCGGCCGCGGCAGCCCTGGTCGCGGTGGCCGCCGTGACGCTCCCGTTCGTGCTGCTCCGGCCCCGCCCGGCCCCACCCCCCACGACGCCACCCACGACCGCCACCCCGTCGCCCTCGATGCGGCCCACCCCGGGCGCGGACTGGGCCGGGAAACCACTGGTGCTGCCCGGAGACTGGGTGGTGACCCGGGCGCAGGCCGCCGGCGGTTCCGGCGGCGGAGTCCTGCTGGACCGGAAACGAGGTCGCTACTTCAGCACCGACCGCTACGACGGCATCTTCCCGGCGCCCACCGGCTCCCTCGTCGCGGTCCGGGACGACGACCGTCCCCGGGAGATCGGCCTGTTCGATCTCGCCAGCGGAAAGACCCGCTGGTACGAGGTCGGCCGGGCGCTCTCCACACCGCGCTGGTCGCCGGACGGACGGCGGCTGCTGTTCACCAGCCACCAGGTGGACCATTTCGGCTTCATCGTGCTGCACCCGGACGGCACCAGACAGGTCCACCCCGTGGGCCTCCTCGGCTGGCCCTGCGCGGACTCCTGCGAATTCACGTGGACGCGGGACGGCCGGGAGGTGGCGCTGACGCTGAGCAAGCGTCGTTCGGAGAGCTGGCCCCGGGATCTCGCCAAGGGCGTGCAACTCCTCTCGGCGGAGGACGGCCGGCCCACGCGTCTGGTGACCATGCCGGGCGGGCCGGTCGGCCCGGACGCCTGGTCGCCGGACGGGAGGTACGTGGTCGTGCAGGGGCAGCAGGAGCCGCTGCTGGTGGAAACGGCCACCGGCCGGGTGGTGAACCCGCTGCCCACCGCCGACGTCGTCTGGGTCACCGACGACCGGCTGCTCTACCGCCGGCCGAACGGGTCGCGCGACTTCGTGCTCGCCGACCCGTCCGGGCGGGAACTGGTCCGCCAGCCGCTGCCGAAGCAGCTGGTCGGCCTTGAGTTGAGCGTCGCTCCAGGCTGACCGTTCGGTCGGTCGTTGATGTTGCGCGGGATCGATACCGTGCAGGTCGTGGCCACGGGGACGCTCATCTTCCTGATCATCGGTGGGGCGGGGGTCGCGGTGCTGACGCTCGCCCTGCTCGGGTCGGGCGTGCTGCACCTCGGCCATCCGGACGTCGACGGGCCGGTGTCGCTGGAGGCGGTCGCCGGGTTCACCGGCGCGTTCGGGTTCGGCGCCGCGATCGTCAACGAGCTGCTCGGTGGGCGTACCCCCGGGATGATCGCGGCGGCGGTGGCCGGCGGCGCGCTCGCCGCCGTGCCCACCGGCTGGCTCGCGGCCCGGCTCAGCCGCGCGGCCCGGAACATGCGCACGGACGCCACGCCGACCCGTGACCACCTGGTCGGCGCCATCGGCCTGGTGGTGACCCCGGTCCCCGCCGACGGCTACGGCGAGGTCCGGGTACGCCTCGCCGGCCAGCCCGTCAAACTCAACGCCCGCGCCGACCGTCCGATCCCGGTCGGTGCCCGGATCTTCGTGGTCGAAGCACTCAGCGAGACCAGCGTGCACGTCGAGACCTACTGATTCCCCCAGCACAGACGGGAACTCCCATGCCCCTGCTCGTCGCCATCGGCGGCGCGGTCCTCCTCGCCGTCGTCCTCGTCCTCTTCGTGCTCTCCCGGATCAAGGTGGCCGGGCCGAACGAGGCGTTCATCGTCACCGGCCGCAAGGGCCGGACCACCCAGACCGCCGACGGCGGACGCTCCACCGACATGTCCGGGCAGAAGGTCGTGCTCGGCGCGTCGGTCTTCGTGCTGCCCGTCGTGCAGAAGCTCCAGTCCCTCGACCTGTCCAGCCGACGGATCGACGTCGGCATCAAGGGCGCCGTGAGCAAGCAGGGCATCCGCACCGACCTGCACGGCGTCGCGATCGTCAAGGTCGGCGGCACCGAGGACGCCATCCGCGCGGCCGCCCAGCGCTTCCTGCACCAGCAGGACGAGATCGAGGACTTCACCCGGGAGGTGCTCGCCGGCGCGCTGCGCTCGATCGTCGGCCGGCTCACCGTCGAGGAGGTCATCCGGGACCGGGCGGCGTTCGCCAGCGCGGTGGCCGAGGAGGCCGAGCACTCGATGACCAACCAGGGCCTCGTGCTGGACACCTTTCAGCTCCAGGACATCCTGGCCGAGGGGTCCTACCTGTCCGACCTCGGCCGCCCCGAGGCGGCCCGGGTGCTCAAGGACGCGGCCATCGCCGAGGCGCGGGCCCGGCAGCAGGCCGAGCAGGAGCGGCTGCTCGCCGAGGAGGCGATCGCCGAGGCGAACCGGAACCTGTCGCTCAAGCAGGCCGCCATCCAGGCCGAGATCGACGCGGCCAAGGCGAAGTCGGCGGCGGCCGGCCCGCTCGCCCAGGCCGAGCGGGACCAGGCGATCCTCACCGAGCAGCAGAAGGTGGCCGAGCGCAACGCCGAGCTGAAGCAGCGCCAGCTCGACACCGAGGTGCGCAAGCCGGCCGACGCGGCGCGCTACAAGGTCGAGCAGGAGGCCGAGGCGGCCCGCAACGCGGCGGTGCTCACCGCGGACGCGCAGCGGCAGGCCACCATCGCCGCCGCGCAGGCCGCCGCCGAGCAGGCCCGGCTCACCGGTGAGGGCGAACGGGCCCGCCGGGCCGCGCTGGCCGAGGCCAACGCGATCGAGGGTGCCAAGGAGGGTGAGGCCGAGCAGCGCCGGCGTTCCGCGATCGCCGAGGCCGTCGAGCGCGAGGGCCAGGCCGAGGCCGCGGCCATCCTGGCCCGTGGGCAGGCGGAGGCCGACGCGATGGCCCGCAAGGCCGAGGCGTTCGCCGCGTACGGCGAGGCGGCGGTGCTGGACCTGCTGGTCAAGGTGCTGCCGCAGGTGGTCGAGGCGGCCAGCGCCCCGATCGGCGCGATCGACAAGATGACGGTCATCTCGACCGACGGCGCCTCGTCGCTGACGAAGTCGGTCGCCGGCAACGTGGCGCAGGGCCTCCAGCTCGGCAGCGACCTCACCGGCATCGACCTGGCCGGGCTGCTCGCCAAGCTGGGCAGCGCGCACGCCAACGGCAGGAACACCGTGGACGGCAGCGCCGTCAACCCCTGACCTGACACGACGGCGCCCGCCGGTTCCCCTGCGGGGGATTCCGGCGGGCGCCGTTATGTGGACGGTCAGCTGACCGCGACGACGAACTTCTCGCCGATGCCGAGGCCCAGGGTCTCGCTGTTCCAGTCGACGGTGCGGCTGGAGATGAGCTGGCTGGTTCCGGTGCTGCCGGCGGTGACGGCCTGCCCGTCGACGTACGCCCGCAGGTAGATCGAACCGTCCGGGTTGTAGTCGAGGAAGTCGAACGTCTCCCACGGGCCGATCGCGGTGGCCCGGGCGATCAGCGGCTTCGTGCCGGCGCTCTCCGCGGTCACGAACTTGCCGTTGATCAGCGCCTTGAGGCCGAAGAATCCGTCACCGACGCTGACGATCTCGAACTGCTCCCAGGATCCGACGGCCGCCGCCTTGGCGACCAGCGGCAGGCTCCCGCCGTTCTCCGCCATGACGAACTTGTTGTTCGCGAGCGACTTGAGGCCGACGACCGGGGCCGACGCGTCCCAGTCGAACTTCTCGGCGGTGCCGATCGCGGTCTTGGTGGCGATCAGCGGAGAGGTGGTGCTCGGCGCGGTGACGTACCGGCCGTTGACGGTCGCCTTCAGGCTGATGGTGCCGTCCGTGTTGTCGATGATCTGGAACTTCTCCCAGGCGCCGATCACGGCGGAGCGGGCGATCAGCGGCCGGTTGCCGCCGCTCTCCGCGGTCACGAACTTGTTGTTCGTCCGGGCGCGCAGACCGACCAGGCCGCTGCCGGCGTCGACCACGTCGTACTTCTCCCAGGCCCCGATGGCGGTTCCCCGGGCGATCAGCGGCCGGTTGCCGCCACTCTCGGCGGTCACGTAACGGCCGTTGACCCGGGCCTTCAGGGCGTACGAGGTGCGGGCCGTCGGGACCGCGCCGACGTGCAGGAGCCGGTCGATCGAGCCCATGGTGTCGTGCACCGCGCCGCCGACGCCGGTGGTGACGATGGAGTCGCGCACCTGCTGCGGGCTCCAGGTCGGGTGCGCCTCCAGCAGGAGAGCGGCGGCGCCCGCCACGTGCGGGGAGGCCATCGAGGTGCCGTTCATCGCCACCGAGCCGTCGGTGGTGCCCATCTTGGCGGAGACGATGCCGGTGCCCGGTGCGAAGGTGTCCAGGCAGCGGCCGTAGTTGGAGAACCAGGCCCGGAGGTCCACCTGGTCGGTCGCGCCCACCGTGATGGCCGCCGGCACGTTCGCCGGGGAGACGCCGCAGGCGTCCTGCATGCTGTTGCCGGCCGCGACGGCGTACGTGACACCGGAGGCGATGGAGCGGGTGACCGCGTCGTTGACCGCCTGGTCGGTGGCGCCGAAGCCGAGGCTCATGTTGGCGACGGCCGGCTTGACGGCGTTGGCGGTGACCCAGTCGATGCCGGCGAGCACCTGCTCGCTGGTGCCGCTGCCCTCGCAGTCCAGCACCCGTACGGCGACGAGGTCGACCTGCTTGGCCACACCGTACTTCGTGCCGCCGATGGTGCCCGCCACGTGCGTGCCGTGGCCGTCGCAGTCCTGCGCCACGTTGTCCTGGTCGACGGCGTCGTAGCCGTTGCTGGCCCGCCCGCCGAAGTCCTGGTGGGCGATGTCGATGCCGGTGTCGATGACGTACGCGGTCACCCCGGCCCCGGTCGCCGGGTAGGTGTAGACGCCGTTGGCCTTCGCGCTGGTCTGGTCGATCCGGTCCAGGCCCCACGACGGGGTGCCGCTCTGGCTGCCGGTGGCCGACCAGCGCTGCACCTGCTGGACGTAGGCGACGTCGGGGTCGGCGGCGAGCATCTCCGCCTGCCGGCGGTTCATGGTGGCGGAGTAGCCGCGCAGCGCCTTGCTGAACACCCGGCGGACCGACCCGCCGTGCTTGTCGGCCAGCGCCGACGCGTCCGCCCGCACCTCGGCGGGGGTGGCCTTGCCGTCCGCGAGGACGACGATGTAGCGGTCCGGCACCGCACCGGCGGTGTCGGCGCCCCGGACCGCGGCCCGCGGGGTGTTGCTCGGGTCGGCCAGGGCGGGGCCGCCGGTGGTGGCGCAGATGACGGAGGTTGCCGAGGTGAGGGCGAGCCCCACCAGCGCAGAACGGCGCAACGCGCCGGAGCGTCTCACTGAGATTGTCTCCCCGTGTCCAGCGACCGTCCGGATCGGACGGGCGGATTCGATCGGAACCGCCTCACCCTCGATACCGGGGAGGCCGGTGCTGACCAACATCATGCGGGAGACATCGACCGTTGCGCGTCAACCGTTCGGTCGACACGCCGGCGTATCGTCGTGCGGGGTCGCCGGCCTCAGCCGAGAACGTCCTGCTCCCGGGCCCAGCGGAGCAGCTCGGCCTCCGCCTCGTCGCGGTCCAGCGGGCCGCGTTCCAGCCGCAGCTCCTTGAGGTGCTGCCAGGCCCGCCCGACGACCGGCCCCGGCGGTACGCCGAGCAGTTCCATGATCGCGTTGCCGTCGAGGTCGGGGCGGACCCGGGCCAGGTCCTCGTCGGCCGCGATCCGGGCGATCCGCTCCTCCAGCGCGTCGTAGTCGGCGGCGAGCTGGGCCGCCTTGCGCCGGTTGCGGGTGGTGCAGTCGGAGCGGGTCAGCTTGTGCAGGCGGGTCAGCAGGTCACCGGCGTCCGTGACGTACCGGCGGACCGCCGAGTCGGTCCACTCGCCCCGGCCGTACCCGTAGAAGCGCAGGTGCAGGCCGACCAGCTTGACCACCTGGGACGTCACGTCCTTGGGGTAGCGCAGGGCCTTCATCCGGGCCTTGGTCAGCCGGGCGCCGACCACCTCGTGGTGATGGAAGCTGACCCGGCCGTCCGGGCCGACCGACTTGGTGGCCGGCTTGCCGACGTCGTGCATGAGCGCGGCCATCCGCAGCACGAAGTCGCAGCCGTCCTCCTCCATCGACATGGCGTTGTCGACCACGGTCAGGGTGTGCTCGTAGACGTCCTTGTGCTGGGCGTGCTCGTCGATCTCCAGCTTGAGCCCGGTCAGCTCGGGGAGGAAGCGCTCGGCCA is from Micromonospora terminaliae and encodes:
- a CDS encoding transglycosylase domain-containing protein, which gives rise to MNYGDPSSSRGRAQIPGPNGEPGSPGNGWSSGSEGAASARASVTPRGSASGGRASVGGAAAPRGAAGSASVGRSGPGRASVPVSPAPGGRASVPVSPGAPAGRASVGAASVGTAGRASVGSAAVGGRATVARAGVPGMAGGGPGGPGGPTGPGRGGRGGRGDDPASRARAKKRRRINIMIAGFAVFIMLAGMGVVGFTWYSQKVPLPEDTIPPLSTTIYDKTGKTAIAKIGDQNRQLVTINQIPEHVQHAVAAAEDRNFYRHSGVDYKGIARAAWNNISGGDKQGASTITQQYARNAFDNLNQDTYGRKVKEAILASKLNDKYDKREIMQHYLNVIYFGRGAYGIQAAAQTYFKKDVSKLTVAEAAVLAALIKQPEPSATHRGYDPAINKEAALDRWNYVINGMITEKWLDAPNMPQHPTEYPLKSLQPPSKNNGGGFGIDTPYGNVVNYVSQELREMKLCTDNEAEVTETKPLCAKALSRGGYKITTTIDSKMQEAALEAAQRAKKGSELYKQPANLMAAVVAIDPKTGAVRAYYGGDNGTGTDYAGKNIDNGVISGGHSPGSSFKIYTLAAALKEGISIKSRWKGSAFTPKDTKFKVSNAGADRVSCGDSCTLELSTLKSLNVPFYYITEKIGPDKVLDMAKQAGVTTMWQTDTNPAKAHDLTRADPKDLAPSPFFHVIGYGQYPITVLDHANGVATFANQGVYNKAHFVKLVQKQNPVTGKWDTVGGEKLKPQQRIDKDIVADVTSVLEQYPGQVNRRLDDGRKAAEKTGTWELGDPKQPKANGDAWMIGYTPQLATAVWVGNLKNRKAIKDKNGNDISGAKMPGAIFQRFMNDALKDKDKEDFPPAAHVGKDDTGNGEQPPPEVPLPGQPGQPGCDPLGLFCPGGNNGGGGNNGGGGNNGPGLPPGPGDTGGRGGGLLPGTAPTRQTY
- a CDS encoding DUF5318 domain-containing protein, whose protein sequence is MRTQRQVVDYSLQKRAVLRELLTGRIGTYDVCDASPYLKNAARFHGEPTDERCPICRSENLIHVHYIYGDELKQSAGQARTRAELPVLAMTLREFQVFVVEVCPGCDWNHLVEQFLLGRDGLAGGTEDAAEQETATGSTPRRRREAQR
- a CDS encoding PadR family transcriptional regulator, with translation MLEFAILGLLQEAPMHGYELRKELTAKLGAIRAAISYGSLYPTLRRLQAAGWITEAAETPATAEEVPALTSRRGRVVYTITAEGKERFAQLIAQAGPETYDDTGFGVHFAFFARTDQATRLRILEGRRRKIEERREGLRDVLGRAAERLDAYTLELQRHGLDACEREVRWLEELIANERSGRAPTVPQPGTAGGRRENDSPPPPGESRKERP
- a CDS encoding inositol-3-phosphate synthase, which codes for MGSVRVAIVGVGNCASSLVQGVEYYRNADPNDRVPGLMHVTFGDYHVSDVKFVAAFDVDAKKVGMDLAEAIVASENNTIKLCDVPPTGVTVQRGPTFDGLGQYYREIIEESDVEPVDVAQALRDAQVDVVVSYLPVGSEQADKFYAQAAIDAGCAFVNALPVFIASDPEWAKKFEDAGLPIVGDDIKSQVGATIVHRALAKLFEDRGVELLRTYQLNFGGNMDFMNMLERNRLVSKKISKTQSVTSQIPHEMQKSDVHIGPSDHVPWLDDRKWAYIRLEGRSFGDTPLNAELKLEVWDSPNSAGVIIDAVRAAKIALDRKIGGPILSASSYFMKSPPKQYADHDAHAAVEAFIAGEVER
- a CDS encoding methylated-DNA--[protein]-cysteine S-methyltransferase, translated to MRWTVLDSPIGEFSVGTDTDAVRAAHFGRVASATDEPGDEVARLAVAELRAYFAGELTGFTVPVVAPRGSEFERAVWREMTRIPYGETKTYGEVAKAVGDPGGARAVGVACNRNPIPVLVPCHRIVGAGGKLVGFGGGLPRKVTLLELEAAVALRRAWS
- a CDS encoding SigE family RNA polymerase sigma factor; amino-acid sequence: MAEVDGEFTAFVNERGGALLRVAYALAGNQHAAEDLLQNALAKAYARWPRIRGDAEPYVKRILYHDQVSGWRRRARRPEVPVADVPERAAHGEDSDLRLLLRDALRELPPRQRAVLTLRYLEDLSVEQTAELLGCRTGTVASQSAKALAKLRQLVPGLDERTSRAEVTR
- a CDS encoding PD40 domain-containing protein, with amino-acid sequence MTTSLDETLRAAVRDLADGAGPAPDLAARALGRGRRLRRRRRVTAAAAALVAVAAVTLPFVLLRPRPAPPPTTPPTTATPSPSMRPTPGADWAGKPLVLPGDWVVTRAQAAGGSGGGVLLDRKRGRYFSTDRYDGIFPAPTGSLVAVRDDDRPREIGLFDLASGKTRWYEVGRALSTPRWSPDGRRLLFTSHQVDHFGFIVLHPDGTRQVHPVGLLGWPCADSCEFTWTRDGREVALTLSKRRSESWPRDLAKGVQLLSAEDGRPTRLVTMPGGPVGPDAWSPDGRYVVVQGQQEPLLVETATGRVVNPLPTADVVWVTDDRLLYRRPNGSRDFVLADPSGRELVRQPLPKQLVGLELSVAPG
- a CDS encoding NfeD family protein, with amino-acid sequence MLRGIDTVQVVATGTLIFLIIGGAGVAVLTLALLGSGVLHLGHPDVDGPVSLEAVAGFTGAFGFGAAIVNELLGGRTPGMIAAAVAGGALAAVPTGWLAARLSRAARNMRTDATPTRDHLVGAIGLVVTPVPADGYGEVRVRLAGQPVKLNARADRPIPVGARIFVVEALSETSVHVETY
- a CDS encoding flotillin family protein, with the translated sequence MPLLVAIGGAVLLAVVLVLFVLSRIKVAGPNEAFIVTGRKGRTTQTADGGRSTDMSGQKVVLGASVFVLPVVQKLQSLDLSSRRIDVGIKGAVSKQGIRTDLHGVAIVKVGGTEDAIRAAAQRFLHQQDEIEDFTREVLAGALRSIVGRLTVEEVIRDRAAFASAVAEEAEHSMTNQGLVLDTFQLQDILAEGSYLSDLGRPEAARVLKDAAIAEARARQQAEQERLLAEEAIAEANRNLSLKQAAIQAEIDAAKAKSAAAGPLAQAERDQAILTEQQKVAERNAELKQRQLDTEVRKPADAARYKVEQEAEAARNAAVLTADAQRQATIAAAQAAAEQARLTGEGERARRAALAEANAIEGAKEGEAEQRRRSAIAEAVEREGQAEAAAILARGQAEADAMARKAEAFAAYGEAAVLDLLVKVLPQVVEAASAPIGAIDKMTVISTDGASSLTKSVAGNVAQGLQLGSDLTGIDLAGLLAKLGSAHANGRNTVDGSAVNP
- a CDS encoding S8 family serine peptidase produces the protein MRRSGALRRSALVGLALTSATSVICATTGGPALADPSNTPRAAVRGADTAGAVPDRYIVVLADGKATPAEVRADASALADKHGGSVRRVFSKALRGYSATMNRRQAEMLAADPDVAYVQQVQRWSATGSQSGTPSWGLDRIDQTSAKANGVYTYPATGAGVTAYVIDTGIDIAHQDFGGRASNGYDAVDQDNVAQDCDGHGTHVAGTIGGTKYGVAKQVDLVAVRVLDCEGSGTSEQVLAGIDWVTANAVKPAVANMSLGFGATDQAVNDAVTRSIASGVTYAVAAGNSMQDACGVSPANVPAAITVGATDQVDLRAWFSNYGRCLDTFAPGTGIVSAKMGTTDGSVAMNGTSMASPHVAGAAALLLEAHPTWSPQQVRDSIVTTGVGGAVHDTMGSIDRLLHVGAVPTARTSYALKARVNGRYVTAESGGNRPLIARGTAIGAWEKYDVVDAGSGLVGLRARTNNKFVTAESGGNRPLIARSAVIGAWEKFQIIDNTDGTISLKATVNGRYVTAPSTTSPLIATKTAIGTAEKFDWDASAPVVGLKSLANNKFVMAENGGSLPLVAKAAAVGSWEQFEIVSVGDGFFGLKALINGKFVTAESAGTKPLIARATAIGPWETFDFLDYNPDGSIYLRAYVDGQAVTAGSTGTSQLISSRTVDWNSETLGLGIGEKFVVAVS